A stretch of the Aegilops tauschii subsp. strangulata cultivar AL8/78 chromosome 4, Aet v6.0, whole genome shotgun sequence genome encodes the following:
- the LOC109767252 gene encoding LOB domain-containing protein 4 codes for MKEAAAGVSPCAACKLLRRRCSPGCVFAPYFPSGEPHRFASVHKVFGASNISKLLQEIPAEHRGDAVSSLVYEANARVRDPIYGCVGAITSLQRQVESLQAQLALAQAEMVRLRMANAYGGASRRNGGGGSSASGSPSSMSSPTKATPDHHHMAVDQPGVMELELECSRFWSF; via the exons AtgaaggaggcggcggcgggggtgtCCCCGTGCGCGGCGTGCAAGCTgctgcggcggcggtgctcgcCGGGGTGCGTGTTCGCGCCATACTTCCCGTCGGGGGAGCCGCACAGGTTCGCCAGCGTGCACAAGGTCTTCGGCGCCAGCAACATCAGCAAGCTCCTCCAG GAGATTCCGGCGGAGCACCGGGGCGACGCGGTGAGCAGCCTGGTGTACGAGGCGAACGCGCGCGTGCGCGACCCCATCTACGGCTGCGTCGGCGCCATCACGTCGCTGCAGCGGCAGGTGGAGTCGCTGCAGGCCCAGCTCGCGCTGGCGCAGGCCGAGATGGTCAGGCTCAGGATGGCCAACGCCTACGGCGGCGCGTCACGCCGCAACGGCGGCGGTGGAAGCAGCGCCAGCGGCTCGCCGTCCTCCATGTCGTCGCCGACCAAGGCCACGCCGGACCATCACCACATGGCGGTCGACCAGCCCGGCGTGATGGAGCTGGAGCTCGAGTGCTCCAGGTTCTGGTCCTTCTGA
- the LOC109767251 gene encoding uncharacterized protein At4g15545 isoform X1 produces MPPAEGAAGLGVSEFALPDGVLAVLPRDPYEQLDLARRITALAVAGRVTGLEREAARLREGAAKRDRENAELRDRVALLDRALQETNARLRAALEDNIQLSKERDSLAQTSKKQARDLHKLESFKRHLMQSLRDDSTSQPQETVDITTCDQSVSSKTSSCGDGSISHAAANLLNGSGDLGSTTREVARPPVQKYALSPHMNQRLTPEATPNIMSTSASPRGMSTTATPKLISGATSPSRIRIEGHMSMTPWYSSKQSSAANSPPRGRPNPGRTPRIDGKEFFRQARSRLSYEQFGAFLANIKELNAHKQSREETLKKAEEIFGPDSKDLYLSFQGLLNRSLP; encoded by the exons ATGCCACCGGCGGAGGGCGCGGCGGGGCTGGGGGTCTCGGAGTTCGCGCTGCCGGACGGCGTCCTGGCGGTGCTGCCGCGGGACCCCTACGAGCAGCTGGATCTGGCGCGCCGCATCACCGCGCTGGCCGTCGCCGGCCGGGTGACGGGCCTCGAGCGGGAGGCCGCGCGGCTCAGGGAGGGCGCCGCCAAGCGGGACCGGGAGAACGCCGAGCTGCGGGACCGCGTCGCGCTGCTCGACCGCGCGCTCCAGGAGACCAACGCCAGGCTCCGCGCCGCGCTCGAGGACAAT ATTCAGCTGAGCAAGGAGCGGGACTCGCTGGCGCAGACCTCCAAGAAGCAGGCGCGCGACCTGCACAAG TTGGAGTCGTTCAAGAGGCATCTGATGCAGTCACTCCGCGATGATAGTACATCG CAGCCACAAGAAACGGTTGACATTACAACATGTGATCAGTCAGTATCATCCAAAACATCGTCCTGTGGAG ATGGATCTATCAGCCACGCCGCAGCAAATTTGTTGAATGGGTCTGGGGATCTTGGAAGCACGACAAGAGAAG TGGCAAGGCCTCCAGTCCAAAAGTATGCCCTCTCCCCACACATGAACCAACGCCTTACGCCAGAAGCCACACCAAATATAATGTCCACCTCTGCTTCTCCAAGAGGAATGTCCACCACAGCAACACCAAAGTTGATATCTGGAGCTACCTCGCCTTCAAGAATTCGTATTGAAGGACACATGTCAATGACACCATGGTATTCAAGCAAGCAGTCGTCTGCAGCTAACTCACCTCCAAGGGGACGTCCCAATCCAG GTCGCACTCCTCGTATCGATGGAAAAGAATTTTTCCGCCAGGCCAG GAGCCGTCTATCATATGAACAGTTTGGAGCGTTCTTAGCGAACATCAAAGAGCTCAACGCTCATAAGCAGTCACGAGAG GAAACCCTCAAGAAGGCTGAAGAGATATTTGGCCCAGATAGCAAAGATCTGTACCTCTCTTTCCAAGGCTTACTAAACCGCAGCTTGCCGTAG
- the LOC109767251 gene encoding uncharacterized protein At4g15545 isoform X2, whose amino-acid sequence MPPAEGAAGLGVSEFALPDGVLAVLPRDPYEQLDLARRITALAVAGRVTGLEREAARLREGAAKRDRENAELRDRVALLDRALQETNARLRAALEDNIQLSKERDSLAQTSKKQARDLHKLESFKRHLMQSLRDDSTSPQETVDITTCDQSVSSKTSSCGDGSISHAAANLLNGSGDLGSTTREVARPPVQKYALSPHMNQRLTPEATPNIMSTSASPRGMSTTATPKLISGATSPSRIRIEGHMSMTPWYSSKQSSAANSPPRGRPNPGRTPRIDGKEFFRQARSRLSYEQFGAFLANIKELNAHKQSREETLKKAEEIFGPDSKDLYLSFQGLLNRSLP is encoded by the exons ATGCCACCGGCGGAGGGCGCGGCGGGGCTGGGGGTCTCGGAGTTCGCGCTGCCGGACGGCGTCCTGGCGGTGCTGCCGCGGGACCCCTACGAGCAGCTGGATCTGGCGCGCCGCATCACCGCGCTGGCCGTCGCCGGCCGGGTGACGGGCCTCGAGCGGGAGGCCGCGCGGCTCAGGGAGGGCGCCGCCAAGCGGGACCGGGAGAACGCCGAGCTGCGGGACCGCGTCGCGCTGCTCGACCGCGCGCTCCAGGAGACCAACGCCAGGCTCCGCGCCGCGCTCGAGGACAAT ATTCAGCTGAGCAAGGAGCGGGACTCGCTGGCGCAGACCTCCAAGAAGCAGGCGCGCGACCTGCACAAG TTGGAGTCGTTCAAGAGGCATCTGATGCAGTCACTCCGCGATGATAGTACATCG CCACAAGAAACGGTTGACATTACAACATGTGATCAGTCAGTATCATCCAAAACATCGTCCTGTGGAG ATGGATCTATCAGCCACGCCGCAGCAAATTTGTTGAATGGGTCTGGGGATCTTGGAAGCACGACAAGAGAAG TGGCAAGGCCTCCAGTCCAAAAGTATGCCCTCTCCCCACACATGAACCAACGCCTTACGCCAGAAGCCACACCAAATATAATGTCCACCTCTGCTTCTCCAAGAGGAATGTCCACCACAGCAACACCAAAGTTGATATCTGGAGCTACCTCGCCTTCAAGAATTCGTATTGAAGGACACATGTCAATGACACCATGGTATTCAAGCAAGCAGTCGTCTGCAGCTAACTCACCTCCAAGGGGACGTCCCAATCCAG GTCGCACTCCTCGTATCGATGGAAAAGAATTTTTCCGCCAGGCCAG GAGCCGTCTATCATATGAACAGTTTGGAGCGTTCTTAGCGAACATCAAAGAGCTCAACGCTCATAAGCAGTCACGAGAG GAAACCCTCAAGAAGGCTGAAGAGATATTTGGCCCAGATAGCAAAGATCTGTACCTCTCTTTCCAAGGCTTACTAAACCGCAGCTTGCCGTAG